A section of the Saccopteryx leptura isolate mSacLep1 chromosome 4, mSacLep1_pri_phased_curated, whole genome shotgun sequence genome encodes:
- the TMEM120A gene encoding ion channel TACAN isoform X2, whose product MHPTLPGPLGDCLRDWEEVQQDFQSIQETHRLYRLKLEELTKLQNNCTSSITRQKKKLQELALVLKKCKPSLPVGAGEAAKELENQIKERQGLFFDMEAYLPKKNGLYLNLVLGNVNVTLLSKQAKVTDAAFNFLLVWYYCTLTIRESILINNGSRIKGWWVFHHYVSTFLSGVMLTWPDGLMYQKFRNQFLSFSMYQSFVQFLQYYYQSGCLYRLRALGERHTMDLTVEGFQSWMWRGLTFLLPFLFFGQFWQLFNALTLFSLARDPECKEWQVLMCGLPFLLLFLGNFFTTLRVVHQKFHCQRHGSKND is encoded by the exons ATGCATCCCACGCTCCCGGGCCCGCTGGGGGACTGCCTGCGGGACTGGGAGGAGGTGCAGCAGGACTTCCAGAGCATCCAG GAGACCCACCGGCTGTACCGCCTGAAGCTGGAGGAGCTGACCAAGCTGCAGAACAATTGTACCAGCTCCATCACTCGGCAGAAGAAGAAGCTGCAGGAACTGGCCCTCGTCCTGAAGAA ATGCAAACCCTCCCTCCCAGTGGGGGCCGGGGAAGCTGCAAAGGAGCTGGAGAACCAGATCAAGGAGCGCCAAGGCCTCTTCTTTGATATGGAGGCCTATCTGCCCAAGAAGAATGG GTTGTACCTGAACCTGGTTCTGGGCAATGTCAACGTGACACTCCTGAGCAAGCAGGCTAA AGTGACAGATGCCGCCTTCAACTTCCTGCTGGTCTGGTATTACTGCACCTTGACCATCCGAGAGAGCATCCTCATCAACAATGGCTCCAG GATCAAAGGCTGGTGGGTTTTTCATCATTATGTGTCCACGTTCCTGTCGGGAGTCATGCTGACATG GCCCGATGGCCTAATGTATCAGAAGTTCCGGAACCAGTTCCTGTCCTTCTCCATGTACCAGA GCTTTGTGCAGTTCCTCCAGTATTACTACCAGAGCGGCTGTCTGTACCGCCTCCGAGCCCTGGGTGAGAGGCACACCATGGATCTCACTGTAG AGGGCTTCCAGTCCTGGATGTGGCGGGGCCTCACCTTCCTGctgccctttcttttctttggacAA TTCTGGCAGCTTTTTAACGCGCTGACGTTGTTCAGCTTGGCCCGGGATCCCGAATGCAAGGAGTGGCAG GTGCTTATGTGcggcctccccttcctcctcctcttccttggCAATTTCTTCACCACCCTGCGGGTCGTGCACCAGAAATTCCACTGTCAGCGGCATGGGAGCAAGAATGATTGA
- the TMEM120A gene encoding ion channel TACAN isoform X1, protein MHPTLPGPLGDCLRDWEEVQQDFQSIQETHRLYRLKLEELTKLQNNCTSSITRQKKKLQELALVLKKCKPSLPVGAGEAAKELENQIKERQGLFFDMEAYLPKKNGLYLNLVLGNVNVTLLSKQAKFAYKDEYEKFKLYLTIILILISFTCRFLLNSRVTDAAFNFLLVWYYCTLTIRESILINNGSRIKGWWVFHHYVSTFLSGVMLTWPDGLMYQKFRNQFLSFSMYQSFVQFLQYYYQSGCLYRLRALGERHTMDLTVEGFQSWMWRGLTFLLPFLFFGQFWQLFNALTLFSLARDPECKEWQVLMCGLPFLLLFLGNFFTTLRVVHQKFHCQRHGSKND, encoded by the exons ATGCATCCCACGCTCCCGGGCCCGCTGGGGGACTGCCTGCGGGACTGGGAGGAGGTGCAGCAGGACTTCCAGAGCATCCAG GAGACCCACCGGCTGTACCGCCTGAAGCTGGAGGAGCTGACCAAGCTGCAGAACAATTGTACCAGCTCCATCACTCGGCAGAAGAAGAAGCTGCAGGAACTGGCCCTCGTCCTGAAGAA ATGCAAACCCTCCCTCCCAGTGGGGGCCGGGGAAGCTGCAAAGGAGCTGGAGAACCAGATCAAGGAGCGCCAAGGCCTCTTCTTTGATATGGAGGCCTATCTGCCCAAGAAGAATGG GTTGTACCTGAACCTGGTTCTGGGCAATGTCAACGTGACACTCCTGAGCAAGCAGGCTAA GTTTGCCTACAAAGACGAGTACGAGAAGTTCAAGCTCTACCTCaccatcatcctcatcctcatctccTTCACCTGCCGCTTTCTCCTCAACTCTAG AGTGACAGATGCCGCCTTCAACTTCCTGCTGGTCTGGTATTACTGCACCTTGACCATCCGAGAGAGCATCCTCATCAACAATGGCTCCAG GATCAAAGGCTGGTGGGTTTTTCATCATTATGTGTCCACGTTCCTGTCGGGAGTCATGCTGACATG GCCCGATGGCCTAATGTATCAGAAGTTCCGGAACCAGTTCCTGTCCTTCTCCATGTACCAGA GCTTTGTGCAGTTCCTCCAGTATTACTACCAGAGCGGCTGTCTGTACCGCCTCCGAGCCCTGGGTGAGAGGCACACCATGGATCTCACTGTAG AGGGCTTCCAGTCCTGGATGTGGCGGGGCCTCACCTTCCTGctgccctttcttttctttggacAA TTCTGGCAGCTTTTTAACGCGCTGACGTTGTTCAGCTTGGCCCGGGATCCCGAATGCAAGGAGTGGCAG GTGCTTATGTGcggcctccccttcctcctcctcttccttggCAATTTCTTCACCACCCTGCGGGTCGTGCACCAGAAATTCCACTGTCAGCGGCATGGGAGCAAGAATGATTGA